In the genome of Tachysurus vachellii isolate PV-2020 chromosome 9, HZAU_Pvac_v1, whole genome shotgun sequence, one region contains:
- the lrriq1 gene encoding leucine-rich repeat and IQ domain-containing protein 1: protein MDAHDIENVIEEELEKMSVNFSDVGSDSDTDIEDDFTASNEKLTNDLPDSVLVYFKAARNRVKTFEQLILEDNDDLEIVCNEISPSQHAELLNELDSNSDEDPLKLKERIMSEIEEELGPLCETHNLNGDYETEYDTHKDTERQLRFEWRRLEERLRQEEEQKLAELEAEREQRLKSEREEKEKMRRRSEHLNEELMRTRAANQFKYLDPVEGDNEITQSLPLEMANQQELIKRLEEQIAEERRVFEEIQQEERRRSEARCTAAATMLQAAFRGTLVRRWSKIELNKKRDEERRRLEERIEREKRREREERMKMEWEKERRRVEEEEQRHRDEAERRRAEYERAKQQEHHRLERECMLEEQRRKEKEEAKSIEDERKIKKEEKQKRMEQMIVEDEMRKVQENKGKKIKEDEKAKMIHDKIKRKEDVESPEETEKRRVEDKRKKVQEDEEKKSKEREKSQRTVDELKRKDDELTVMIEERRAEEVRRKVQEDEEKTKKEEEKEAEMKRIETKTQKMMEEKSMEEERKRKEVEEAKRVEDERERKEEEKQKSMAIRIEEKRNVQMEEEKERKAVVEARRKEDGRKRNDEEKQKNMDRRRVEGEKKRKEEEEEKGTEARIKRKEEEEKQNRLKELRLVEKIRLKQKVQDKESEHEQIQEGQRKKLKQKEIKGEERLLKTNEDGENMEERNRNAIKDNVNRLETERENQETDEESEKTTKCGKDEKCVDNESQLCLSQSVSVSKSVLARTLSSRSGQDEQHSFFPESILHSGNSSITVNPSEGKNVTDTREPQCVLDDLSSACLSDSTEQKRLAWMMNCTPWSKLSMQNKRKGLGAPPRRMGHRRASGQSLLPLPVDTVLKSGPWSSLNQVTSVTLEDLSGCSLSTLSECTRLQSLTLRRCRLQALDGLNQCTALQHIDLQENNITYVDCGGLARLEVLLLGRNQLTSIHGLDDAMNLTVLQLSHNIISRISGLGSLKNLHRLTVDHNQLISTRGLGEAFTLLHLDCSYNHLSHVEGLENCALLNTLDLRGNSLTEMPVLKNHVLLRELYLDDNSICSLHGLDSCWLPLLRCLSVPQNSITQLPLLVDLLSLKTLNVSHNCLSELRNICMSLQGCTHLQELSITDNPVQQENNCRSSVLAVNPSLIKLNGEQTGASGKLSVDSTQLWSFQALCQAHQHQIDSVLQRHCMEISSAPSALHAQLLVGNHTAELFQLAEEQRYAHEYGNSGVCKTAVKEPVASSNLQELSDWKLSQEQSGQERTPNPAEHKTLSWQAPHLPNFIHHFQPTSDDHKAGCADICISPTQKFRETQANEERYNKHGVQTSRMDLKTVAVMVIQRRWREHRQKRRTSHLGPPAKAPARLSHQREVKSCTTKPECLNKDYAATVIQAVWRGYMLRKRLTHALMLTQISEGDEAFEEVDMDEFVFDEEAMEKDWISLHPDMSPSSVLPYSEQLLLPKKPPLHLPELQKSACVQPWKPRQAWISSGEAPVSEQSHSPDPSTSTQSPASTQGKCFSERFEKILEEWGITSGSTAHLMLKRAQRMKPRKQKHRKKYLAGRGDVSAQEAVRGEPEQTYKHTQTRHRTYQWLQTQAMPSRESSAPSVSDHFLPEIDPKILNGGKVQLVASTDYRGTPDSAVTIDNAGFSSPQNHPVLTQIHSAGHAKKDVPSPQRVTLAPSRKERMSFRDNPVQLSGGWGGGKKRYKANKFK from the exons ATGGATGCACACGATATTGAAAATGTTATAGAAGAAGAGCTGGAGAAGATGAGTGTGAATTTCTCTGATGTGGGCTCCGACAGTGACACGGACATTGAGGATGATTTCACTGCATCTAATGAaaag TTAACGAATGATCTTCCTGACTCAGTGCTCGTTTACTTTAAAGCTGCGAGAAACAGAGTGAAGACTTTTGAGCAACTCATCCTTGAAGATAATGATGATCTTG AGATCGTGTGCAACGAGATCAGCCCAAGTCAGCATGCTGAACTTTTGAATGAACTAGACTCTAATTCTGATGAGGATCCATTAAAGCTGAAGGAAAGA atAATGTCTGAGATTGAAGAGGAACTAGGCCCGCTGTGTGAAACTCACAACCTGAATGGAGATTATG AAACTGAatatgacacacacaaggatacTGAAAGACAGCTCAGGTTTGAATGGAGAAGGCTGGAGGAGCGACTGAGGCAGGAGGAAGAGCAGAAGCTGGCCGAGCTCGAGGCTGAGAGGGAGCAGCGTCTGAAatcagaaagagaagagaaagagaagatgaGGCGCAGAAGTGAGCACTTAAATGAGGAACTAATGAGGACCAGGGCTGCAAATCAG tttaaatatttagatCCTGTTGAAGGAGATAATGAAATAACCCAAAGTCTTCCACTCGAAATGGCCAACCAGCAG GAGCTGATCAAGAGATTAGAAGAACAGATAGCAGAGGAGAGACGGGTTTTTGAGGAAATACAGCAGGAGGAGCGGAGGAGATCAGAGGCACGGTGTACTGCAGCAGCCACGATGTTACAGGCAGCTTTCAGAGGGACCCTGGTGCGTCGCTGGAGCAAAATAGAGCTGAACAAGAAGAGAGACGAGGAGAGGAGGAGACTGGAGGAGAGGATAGAAAgggaaaagaggagagagagggaggaaaggaTGAAGATGGAgtgggagaaggagagaaggcgggtggaggaggaggaacagCGTCACCGAGATGAGGCAGAGAGGAGAAGAGCCGAGTACGAGAGAGCCAAGCAACAGGAGCACCATCGCCTGGAGAGAGAGTGCATGCTGGAGgagcagagaagaaaagaaaaggaggaagcAAAGAGCATAGAGgatgaaaggaaaataaagaaggaggagaagcagaaaagGATGGAACAGATGATAGTAGAAGATGAAATGAGAAAAGTACAGGAGAACAAGGGGAAGAAAattaaagaagatgaaaaagcaaaaatgattcacgataaaataaaaagaaaagaggatgTGGAATCACcagaagagacagaaaagaggaGAGTGGAggacaaaaggaaaaaagtacaGGAGGACgaggaaaagaaaagtaaagaaagggaaaaatcaCAAAGGACTGTGGATGaactaaaaagaaaagatgatGAATTGACTGTAATGATAGAAGAGAGGAGAGCGGAGGAGGTAAGGAGAAAAGTacaggaggatgaggagaagacaaaaaaagaagaagaaaaagaagctgaaatgaaaagaattgaaactaaaacacagaaaatgatGGAAGAGAAGAGcatggaggaggagaggaaaagaaaagaagtagaagaagcaAAGAGGGTTGAGGatgaaagggaaagaaaagaagaagaaaagcagaaaagtaTGGCAATCAGGATTGAGGAAAAGAGGAATGTAcagatggaggaggagaaggaaagaaaagctGTGGTAGAagcaagaagaaaagaagatggaagaaaaagaaatgatgaagagaaacagaaaaatatggATAGGAGGAGGGTAgagggggaaaagaaaagaaaagaagaggaagaagaaaagggaACTGAGgccagaataaaaagaaaagaggaggaggaaaagcaGAATAGGCTGAAAGAATTAAGACTGGTAGAAAAGATTAGATTAAAGCAAAAAGTGCAAGATAAAGAGAGTGAACATGAGCAAATACAGGaaggacagagaaagaaacTAAAGCAGAAGGAGATAAAAGGAGAGGAAAGATTattgaaaacaaatgaagatGGAGAGAATATGGAggaaagaaatagaaatgcGATTAAGGACAATGTAAATAGACttgagactgagagagaaaatcaaGAGACTGACGAGGAGAGCGAGAAaactacaaaatgtggaaaagatgAGAAATGTGTTGATAATGAATCCCAGCTCTGTCtttctcagtcagtcagtgtgtcCAAAAGTGTCTTGGCCAGGACTCTGTCCTCTAGATCTGGGCAAGACGAGCAGCACAGCTTTTTTCCAGAATCAATCCTGCACTCTGGTAACAGCAGCATAACAGTGAATCCATCTGAAGGGAAGAATGTCACAGACACCAGAGAGCCACAGTGTGTTCTGGATGACTTGAgctctgcatgtctgtctgacAGCACTGAGCAGAAGAGATTAGCCTGGATGATGAACTGCACTCCCTGGTCCAAGCTCTCCATGCAGAACAAGAGAAAGGGACTCGGTGCTCCACCTAGGAGGATGGGGCACAGGAGAGCTTCAGGACAAAGCCTGCTACCTTTACCTGTTGACACTGTACTCAAGTCTGGACCCTGGAGCTCTCTTAATCAG GTGACTTCAGTAACTCTGGAGGATTTATCTGGCTGCAGTCTGTCCACACTGTCTGAGTGTACTAGACTACAGAGTCTGACGCTCAGGCGATGCAGACTTCAGGCCCTGGATGGACTTAATCAGTGTACTGCGCTTCAGCATATTGACTTACAG GAAAACAATATCACATATGTTGACTGTGGGGGTCTGGCCAGACTTGAGGTCCTGCTGTTGGGAAGGAATCAGCTTACGAGCATCCATGGTCTGGATGATGCTATGAACCTGACTGTGCTTCAGCTTTCCCACAACATCATCTCCCGCATCA GTGGTCTGGGATCTCTGAAAAACCTTCACCGACTCACAGTTGATCATAACCAGTTGATCAGCACGAGAGGACTTGGTGAAGCTTTCACGCTTTTGCATCTGGATTGTTCGTATAACCACCTTAGCCATGTGGAAGGCCTGGAGAACTGTGCACTGCTCAACACACTGGACCTGAGGGGAAACAGCCTGACAGAG ATGCCCGTGCTTAAGAACCATGTCCTGTTGAGGGAGCTGTATCTGGATGATAACAGCATCTGCTCTCTGCATGGCCTGGATAGCTGCTGGCTGCCTCTGCtgcgctgtctgtctgtgcctcaGAACAG TATCACCCAGCTACCACTGCTAGTGGACCTGCTTTCCCTGAAGACACTTAATGTCAGTCACAACTGTCTTTCAG AGCTGAGGAACATTTGTATGAGTCTTCAGGGATGCACTCATCTTCAGGAGCTTAGCATAACTGACAATCCTGTACAGCAGGAGAATAACTGCAG GTCTTCTGTTCTGGCAGTAAATCCAAGTTTGATAAAGCTGAACGGAGAGCAAACCGGCGCCTCAGGAAAACTCTCTGTAGACTCAACACAGCTGTGGAGCTTCCAGGCCCTCTgccaggcacaccaacatcagaTTGACTCAGTACTACAGAGACACTGCATGGAGATCAG CTCAGCTCCATCTGCGCTACATGCTCAGCTCCTGGTTGGTAACCACACTGCTGAGCTGTTTCAGTTGGCAGAAGAGCAACGCTACGCTCATGAGTATGGGAACAGTGGTGTATGTAAGACAGCCGTGAAAGAACCTGTGGCCTCCAGCAATCTACAGGAATTATCTGACTGGAAATTATCACAGGAGCAAAGTGGTCAGGAGAGAACCCCAAATCCAGCAGAGCACAAGACTCTGAGCTGGCAAGCACCACATCTGCCCAATTTTATCCACCATTTCCAGCCCACTTCTGATGACCATAAAGCTGGTTGTGCAGATATCTGCATAAGTCCTACTCAGAAATTCAGGGAGACACAAGCAAATGAGGAAAGATACAACAAACATGGTGTCCAGACATCCAGGATGGATCTCAAAAC AGTGGCAGTTATGGTGATTCAGCGCCGTTGGCGTGAACACAGACAGAAGAGACGAACGAGCCATTTAGGGCCACCTGCAAAAGCTCCTGCAAGATTAAGTCATCAAAGAGAAGTGAAATCCTGCACAACCAAGCCTGAGTGTCTTAATAAAGACTACGCTGCCACCGTCATTCAG GCTGTATGGAGGGGCTACATGCTACGGAAGAGGCTGACTCATGCTCTCATGCTCACCCAGATTTCAGAGGGAGATGAGGCCTTTGAGGAGGTGGACATGGATGAATTCGTTTTTGATGAG GAAGCTATGGAGAAGGACTGGATTTCTCTGCATCCTGACATGTCGCCGTCTTCAGTGCTGCCATATTCAGAACAGCTTCTGCTGCCAAAG AAGCCTCCGCTTCATCTGCCTGAACTTCAgaagagtgcatgtgtgcagcCATGGAAGCCAAGACAGGCCTGGATTAGCAGTGGTGAAGCACCAGTGTCAGAGCAGAGTCACTCACCTGATCCAAGCACCAG TACACAGTCACCAGCATCCACACAAGGAAAATGTTTCTCAGAAAGATTTGAGAAAATTCTGGAAGAATG GGGTATTACCAGTGGTTCCACTGCCCATCTTATGCTAAAAAGGGCTCAGAGGATGAAGCCCCGGAAGCAAAAGCATCGGAAAAAATACTTAG